A window of the Cystobacter fuscus genome harbors these coding sequences:
- a CDS encoding tetratricopeptide repeat protein yields MRRTLLLSLLLLATAAPAQDKKSPRDASLGKKSSTAVIDKSLAGDISRKKEKAEAAAPALQYDQFRLGVEGQVASKRREQIESLKKIISLSADSKEQPSLLFRLGELYWEESKYYFFEANRKDDDLLVAMNANDAAGQTKAKAAKAELTTRSKQYAKLALEQYTKIVQNHPDFERSDEVLFFLGTNLMEDGQDRKALVAFKRLIEKFPQSKYMPDTYFAFGEYYFNNSKGKRQDLERALAAYKKAAEYTESQVYAFALYKQGWCHFNLADYQNAKDKWKAVVLYGELAGPAAGTDKDAPVNKKGNSLVREARQDYVRAYAREGDVMLAREDFSKVATNPEDRFGMMRSLANLYYADGKDREAAITYNALIKEKPLSPEAPGFQGRIVDIVLRMGNKDRTVTQVRRLVKIMKEVESSGVIKDDKDKKALAEAKDLAERTLSNLAVTWHNEAKKTREEATFGYADMIYSDYLTLFPDSPKAYDLRFFWAELLNDNLQKYDKAAANYTLVTLQDVKLLEAKDEEGNPKPGKPGKWLTNAAYNAVLAYDEMVKDAESKGLFKDEVSKDIRKKATIPQARKDLLEACERYLKYVPKGDKRVEIAFKAANIYYRHNHFDEAVLRFSEIALGSPEYKFETGERAGEVAANLVLDSYNLLEDWAKVNEWARRFYNNEKLATGKFRDELSKVIEQSAFKLVSALEAKNQFAKAAEAYLSFVADFPQTEIADVALFNASVDYYKAKMLDKAIQVRKDIIERYPTSRFVPECIYNNAEALEAIGDFRESGDVYEQYVDGYEASKSGKTVARAAPAKKPAKGKKGKGKDKDNDVVVSTRPGAPQKWEESKAQVALFNAATYREGLGEYKAALALRERYLTLWPKAKDAEDVFLSIVDLHEKSGNYIKAMSLLEEYERQYQSKPSKFLMAEGRIVDIYEKKLQRPRDTERLYTRILDYYEKLPRRLQQSLEKNALPAVGRAQFRSVEPDYQFFSRLKLSWGRPPSPDKLKASIADKNNSRDVVEKKYVQTVSIGAAEPAICALHRLGMVYDNFADRIGNAPMPPGIDEETEGALREEFGNQALPLKEKAAEAFMTAVAKSQELGVYNDCAAESLKMLRTTYRPEQFPTMVEEKVALTKGRDLAIGGDMLAAIQDIPPPPVEVAEGEKDTKQEVVEDVSDLAKRLQQQTATQVDGPAAPTKEGTPKTKAGTDDQEPEDFL; encoded by the coding sequence TCTTGGCAAGAAGAGCAGCACCGCGGTGATCGACAAGTCTCTCGCGGGTGACATCAGCCGCAAGAAGGAGAAGGCGGAGGCCGCTGCTCCCGCGCTGCAATACGATCAGTTCCGCCTGGGCGTGGAGGGGCAGGTGGCCTCCAAGCGGCGCGAGCAGATCGAGTCGCTCAAGAAGATCATCTCCCTGTCGGCGGACTCGAAGGAGCAGCCCTCGCTGCTCTTCCGGCTGGGCGAGTTGTACTGGGAGGAGTCGAAGTACTACTTCTTCGAGGCCAACCGGAAGGACGACGATCTGCTCGTGGCGATGAACGCCAACGACGCGGCGGGCCAGACGAAGGCGAAGGCGGCCAAGGCGGAGCTGACCACGCGCTCCAAGCAGTACGCCAAGCTCGCGCTCGAGCAGTACACGAAGATCGTCCAGAACCATCCGGACTTCGAGCGCTCGGACGAGGTGCTCTTCTTCCTGGGCACCAACCTCATGGAGGATGGCCAGGACCGCAAGGCGCTGGTGGCCTTCAAGCGCCTCATCGAGAAGTTCCCCCAGTCCAAGTACATGCCGGACACGTACTTCGCCTTCGGCGAGTACTACTTCAACAACTCCAAGGGCAAGCGCCAGGATCTGGAGAGGGCGCTCGCGGCCTACAAGAAGGCCGCCGAGTACACCGAGAGCCAGGTGTACGCCTTCGCCCTCTACAAGCAGGGCTGGTGCCACTTCAACCTGGCGGACTACCAGAACGCCAAGGACAAGTGGAAGGCGGTGGTGCTCTACGGCGAGCTGGCCGGCCCGGCCGCGGGCACGGACAAGGACGCGCCGGTGAACAAGAAGGGCAACTCGCTGGTGCGCGAGGCCCGTCAGGACTACGTGCGCGCCTATGCCCGCGAGGGTGACGTGATGCTCGCGCGCGAGGACTTCTCCAAGGTCGCCACCAATCCCGAGGATCGCTTCGGGATGATGAGGAGCCTGGCCAACCTCTACTACGCGGACGGCAAGGACCGCGAGGCGGCCATCACCTACAACGCCCTCATCAAGGAGAAGCCGCTCTCCCCCGAGGCCCCTGGCTTCCAGGGTCGCATCGTCGACATCGTTCTGCGCATGGGCAACAAGGATCGCACCGTCACCCAGGTGCGCCGGCTCGTGAAGATCATGAAGGAGGTCGAGAGCTCGGGTGTCATCAAGGACGACAAGGACAAGAAGGCGCTGGCCGAGGCGAAGGATCTGGCCGAGCGCACCCTGTCCAACCTGGCCGTCACCTGGCACAACGAGGCGAAGAAGACGCGCGAGGAGGCCACGTTCGGCTACGCCGACATGATCTACTCGGACTACCTCACGCTCTTCCCCGACAGCCCCAAGGCGTACGACCTGCGCTTCTTCTGGGCGGAACTGCTCAACGACAACCTGCAGAAGTACGACAAGGCCGCGGCCAACTACACCCTCGTCACCCTGCAGGACGTGAAGCTGCTGGAGGCCAAGGACGAGGAGGGCAACCCCAAGCCGGGCAAGCCGGGCAAGTGGCTCACCAACGCCGCCTACAACGCCGTGCTCGCCTATGACGAGATGGTGAAGGACGCGGAGAGCAAGGGCCTGTTCAAGGACGAGGTCAGCAAGGACATCCGCAAGAAGGCCACCATCCCCCAGGCCCGCAAGGACTTGCTCGAGGCGTGCGAGCGCTACCTGAAGTACGTGCCCAAGGGTGACAAGCGGGTGGAGATCGCCTTCAAGGCGGCCAACATCTACTACCGTCACAACCACTTCGACGAGGCGGTCCTGCGCTTCAGCGAGATCGCGCTCGGCTCGCCCGAGTACAAGTTCGAGACCGGCGAGCGCGCGGGCGAGGTGGCCGCCAACCTCGTGCTCGACTCGTACAACCTGCTCGAGGACTGGGCGAAGGTGAACGAGTGGGCGCGGCGCTTCTACAACAACGAGAAGCTCGCCACGGGCAAGTTCCGCGACGAACTCTCCAAGGTCATCGAGCAGTCGGCGTTCAAGCTGGTGAGCGCGCTCGAGGCGAAGAACCAGTTCGCCAAGGCGGCCGAGGCCTACCTGTCCTTCGTGGCCGACTTCCCCCAGACGGAGATCGCCGACGTGGCGCTCTTCAACGCCTCGGTGGACTACTACAAGGCGAAGATGCTGGATAAGGCCATCCAGGTGCGCAAGGACATCATCGAGCGCTACCCCACGTCGCGCTTCGTGCCGGAGTGCATCTACAACAACGCGGAGGCGCTGGAGGCCATCGGTGACTTCCGCGAGTCCGGTGACGTGTACGAGCAGTACGTGGATGGCTACGAGGCGAGCAAGAGCGGCAAGACCGTGGCGCGCGCGGCGCCCGCCAAGAAGCCCGCCAAGGGCAAGAAGGGCAAGGGCAAGGACAAGGACAATGACGTGGTGGTCTCCACCAGGCCCGGTGCTCCCCAGAAGTGGGAGGAGTCCAAGGCCCAGGTGGCGCTGTTCAACGCGGCCACCTACCGCGAGGGTCTCGGCGAGTACAAGGCGGCCCTCGCCCTGCGCGAGCGCTACCTGACGCTCTGGCCCAAGGCCAAGGACGCCGAGGACGTGTTCCTCTCCATCGTCGACCTGCACGAGAAGTCCGGCAACTACATCAAGGCCATGAGCCTGCTCGAGGAGTACGAGCGGCAGTACCAGAGCAAGCCGAGCAAGTTCCTGATGGCCGAGGGCCGCATCGTCGACATCTACGAGAAGAAGCTCCAGCGCCCGCGTGATACCGAGCGCCTCTACACCCGCATCCTCGACTACTACGAGAAGCTGCCGCGCCGTCTGCAGCAGTCGCTGGAGAAGAACGCGCTGCCGGCCGTGGGCCGCGCCCAGTTCCGCAGCGTGGAGCCGGACTACCAGTTCTTCTCCCGCCTGAAGCTGTCCTGGGGCCGTCCGCCCAGCCCCGACAAGCTCAAGGCCTCCATCGCGGATAAGAACAACTCGCGCGACGTGGTGGAGAAGAAGTACGTGCAGACGGTGTCCATCGGCGCCGCCGAGCCCGCCATCTGCGCCCTGCACCGCCTGGGCATGGTCTACGACAACTTCGCCGACAGGATCGGCAATGCCCCCATGCCGCCGGGCATCGACGAGGAGACCGAGGGCGCGCTGCGCGAGGAGTTCGGCAACCAGGCCCTGCCCCTCAAGGAGAAGGCCGCCGAGGCGTTCATGACCGCCGTGGCCAAGAGCCAGGAGCTGGGCGTCTACAACGACTGCGCGGCCGAGAGCCTCAAGATGCTGCGCACCACCTACCGTCCGGAGCAGTTCCCGACGATGGTGGAGGAGAAGGTGGCCCTCACCAAGGGTCGTGACCTGGCCATCGGCGGGGACATGCTCGCCGCCATCCAGGACATCCCGCCTCCCCCGGTCGAGGTGGCAGAGGGCGAGAAGGACACGAAGCAGGAAGTCGTCGAGGACGTGTCGGACCTCGCCAAGCGGCTTCAGCAGCAGACGGCTACCCAGGTTGACGGTCCGGCCGCGCCCACCAAGGAGGGCACGCCCAAGACCAAGGCCGGCACGGACGACCAGGAACCCGAGGACTTCCTCTAA